A single region of the Sorghum bicolor cultivar BTx623 chromosome 9, Sorghum_bicolor_NCBIv3, whole genome shotgun sequence genome encodes:
- the LOC8068172 gene encoding S-type anion channel SLAH2 codes for MAAGMDGASPVARKEADVAVTVSAQAAAHGDQAAHVQETDIPYSIACSVPLSPSGLHLGACTSICSDGDAVRMAINLSEEPWRDRRFDHLKTFSSCVERQLSTLHPPAPAEIEVVADSKIISEEEEEEEEEETDDGDGENEVPSADRYFSALQGPELETLRATEVSTLPDNETWPFLLRFPVSAFGMCLGVSSQAMLWKSLETEPSMAFLHVSPAVNQALWWVSVALTGFVSAVYLLKAVFYFEAVRREFCNPIRVNFFFAPWVACLFLVKGHPRPVAAIHDSHVVWYVLMTPILLLDLKIYGQWLSGGGRRLSKVANPTSHLAIVGNFVGAVLGALVGLHEAPLFFFAVGLAHYAVLFVTLYQWLDTNDVRLPKELHPVFFLFVAVPSVASMAWARLSGEFGFAAKIPYFISLFLFMSLVVRVNLFFRGVRFSLAWWAYTFPMTSVAMATTVYASSVNSLVSRALAIGLAGIASVTVTGVLGATMYHAFVRKDLFPNDVSIAISMQRPNKPNHAVAQLARCIPLS; via the coding sequence ATGGCGGCGGGAATGGACGGCGCTTCTCCCGTGGCCAGGAAGGAGGCGGACGTGGCGGTGACGGTGAGTGCGCAGGCGGCGGCGCACGGGGATCAAGCAGCTCACGTGCAGGAGACTGACATTCCGTACTCCATCGCATGTAGCGTGCCGTTGTCGCCGTCTGGGCTTCACCTCGGTGCGTGCACGTCCATCTGTAGCGACGGCGACGCCGTGCGCATGGCGATCAACCTCAGCGAGGAGCCATGGCGGGACCGCCGGTTCGATCACTTGAAGACCTTCTCCAGCTGCGTCGAGCGCCAGCTCTCCACCCTTCACCCTCCGGCTCCGGCAGAGATCGAGGTCGTCGCAGACTCGAAGATTATctccgaggaggaggaggaggaggaggaggaggagaccgacgacggcgacggcgagaacGAGGTCCCCAGCGCCGACCGATACTTCTCCGCCCTGCAAGGGCCGGAGCTGGAGACGCTGAGAGCGACGGAGGTGTCGACGCTGCCGGACAACGAGACATGGCCGTTCCTGCTACGGTTCCCGGTGAGCGCATTCGGGATGTGCCTGGGCGTCAGCAGCCAGGCGATGCTGTGGAAGTCGCTGGAGACGGAGCCCTCCATGGCGTTCCTCCATGTCAGCCCGGCCGTGAACCAGGCGCTCTGGTGGGTCTCCGTCGCGCTCACGGGCTTCGTCTCCGCCGTCTACCTGCTCAAGGCGGTGTTCTACTTCGAGGCCGTGCGCCGCGAGTTCTGCAACCCTATCCgcgtcaacttcttcttcgcgcCATGGGTCGCCTGCCTCTTCCTCGTCAAGGGCCATCCGCGGCCGGTGGCGGCGATCCACGACAGCCATGTCGTCTGGTACGTGCTCATGACTCCAATCCTGCTGCTGGACCTCAAGATCTACGGCCAGTGGCTgtccggcggcgggcggcggctgtCCAAGGTGGCGAACCCGACGAGCCACCTTGCCATCGTCGGCAACTTCGTCGGCGCGGTGCTGGGAGCCCTGGTGGGGCTTCACGAGgcccccctcttcttcttcgcCGTCGGGCTGGCGCACTACGCCGTGCTGTTCGTGACGCTGTACCAGTGGCTCGACACCAACGACGTGCGGCTCCCCAAGGAGCTCCACCCGGTGTTCTTCCTCTTCGTCGCCGTCCCCAGCGTCGCCTCCATGGCATGGGCCAGGCTCTCCGGCGAGTTCGGCTTCGCCGCCAAGATCCCCTACTTCATCTCCCTCTTCCTGTTCATGTCGCTGGTGGTCCGTGTCAACCTGTTCTTCAGAGGAGTCAGGTTCTCGCTGGCGTGGTGGGCGTACACCTTCCCGATGACGAGCGTGGCCATGGCGACCACCGTGTATGCGTCGTCGGTGAACAGCTTGGTCAGCCGGGCGCTGGCGATCGGGCTCGCCGGGATCGCGTCCGTCACGGTCACCGGCGTGCTGGGGGCAACCATGTACCATGCCTTCGTGCGCAAGGACCTGTTTCCCAACGATGTGTCCATTGCCATCAGCATGCAGCGGCCCAACAAGCCCAATCACGCAGTGGCTCAATTGGCCCGTTGCATCCCTTTGAGCTGA
- the LOC8071272 gene encoding ocs element-binding factor 1, with protein MSSSRRSSSPDSNNNTDVSGGGGGGFAADERKRKRMLSNRESARRSRAKKQQRLEELVAEVARLQAENAAAQSRIAAFEREFAKVDGDNAVLRARHGELSSRLESLGGVLEVLQMAGAAVDIPEMVTEDPMLRPWQPSFPPMQPIGF; from the coding sequence ATGTCGTCGTCACGCCGGAGCTCGAGCCCCGACAGCAACAACAACACGGAcgtgagcggcggcggcggaggcgggttCGCCGCGGACGAGCGGAAGCGGAAGCGGATGCTGTCGAACAGGGAGTCGGCGCGTCGGTCCCGCGCGAAGAAGCAGCAGCGGCTGGAGGAGCTGGTGGCGGAGGTGGCCCGTCTGCAGGCGGAGAACGCGGCGGCGCAGTCCCGCATCGCGGCGTTCGAGCGCGAGTTCGCCAAGGTGGACGGCGACAACGCCGTGCTGCGCGCCCGCCACGGGGAGCTGTCCAGCCGGCTCGAGTCGCTCGGCGGCGTCCTGGAGGTGCTTCAGATGGCCGGCGCCGCCGTCGACATCCCGGAGATGGTCACTGAAGACCCCATGCTCCGCCCCTGGCAGCCGTCGTTCCCCCCGATGCAGCCCATCGGGTTCTGA
- the LOC8071273 gene encoding homeobox protein knotted-1-like 10 gives MEDLYSIHPGISRAGAAAAASEASGVAGGPGSSPPPPPQPPPPPPADLTELVKAQIAGHPRYPSLLSAYIECRKVGAPPEVATLLEEIGRERCAAASAGGEVGLDPELDEFMEAYCRVLERYKEELSRPFDEAASFLSSVRTQLSSLCGGAASLSDEMVGSSEDEPCSGDTEATDLGQEHSSRLADRELKEMLLKKYSGCLSRLRSEFLKKRKKGKLPKDARSALMDWWNTHYRWPYPTEEDKVRLAAMTGLDPKQINNWFINQRKRHWKPSEDMRFALMEGVTGGGSSSGTTLYFDTGTIGP, from the exons ATGGAGGATCTGTACAGCATCCACCCGGGGATCTCGCGCgccggggcggcggcggcggccagcgaGGCGTCCGGTGTAGCCGGTGGACCGGGCTCTtccccgcccccgccgccgcagccgcctcctccgccgccggcggATCTGACGGAGCTGGTCAAGGCGCAGATCGCCGGGCACCCGCGCTACCCCTCTCTCCTCTCCGCCTACATCGAGTGCCGCAAG GTGGGCGCGCCGCCGGAGGTGGCCACGCTGCTGGAGGAGATCGGACGGGAGAggtgcgccgccgcctccgctggCGGGGAGGTCGGCCTGGACCCCGAGCTCGACGAGTTCATG gAGGCGTACTGCCGGGTGCTGGAGCGGTACAAGGAGGAGCTGTCGCGGCCGTTCGACGAGGCGGCGTCTTTCCTCAGCAGCGTCCGGACGCAGCTCAGCTCCCTCTGCGGCGGCGCCGCCTCGCTCTCCG ATGAAATGGTAGGGTCCTCTGAGGACGAACCATGCTCAGGAGACACAGAGGCGACTGACCTGGGTCAGGAGCACAGCTCACGGTTGGCTGACCGTGAGCTCAAGGAGATGCTGCTGAAGAAGTACAGTGGTTGTTTGAGCCGGCTGCGGTCTGAGTTCCtgaagaagaggaagaaaggGAAGCTACCGAAGGATGCTCGGTCGGCGCTGATGGACTGGTGGAACACGCATTACCGCTGGCCATACCCTACT GAAGAGGATAAGGTGAGGCTGGCAGCGATGACTGGGTTGGACCCGAAGCAGATCAACAACTGGTTCATCAACCAGCGGAAGCGGCACTGGAAGCCATCGGAGGACATGCGGTTCGCGCTAATGGAGGGTGTCACGGGCGGCGGATCATCCTCCGGGACGACGCTCTACTTCGACACTGGCACGATCGGGCCGTGA